Proteins from a genomic interval of Sporolactobacillus sp. Y61:
- a CDS encoding flavodoxin domain-containing protein, translated as MTSQSNHIDQPDSKKSEEGTPSILILYASEMGNTQDIAQKMAEGIRAGGVTPKVKDAFGATADEITDYDAFLFGSGTTGDGELPDEAQDIYDDLDALDLKGVPCAVFGAGDTSYELYCEAVNTIHKKLDDLGADLILPDFKVDFSMSPEEEKQARKLGKQFAEKVRDRMKQSR; from the coding sequence ATGACCAGTCAATCTAATCATATAGATCAGCCCGATTCGAAGAAAAGTGAAGAGGGCACCCCATCTATTCTGATTCTCTATGCGAGTGAAATGGGTAACACTCAGGATATTGCTCAGAAAATGGCTGAAGGGATTCGTGCGGGAGGCGTGACGCCCAAAGTTAAGGATGCCTTTGGCGCGACCGCTGATGAAATCACAGACTACGATGCCTTTCTGTTTGGCAGCGGGACGACCGGAGACGGGGAGCTGCCGGACGAAGCGCAGGATATTTATGATGATCTGGATGCTCTCGATCTGAAAGGGGTGCCGTGTGCTGTATTTGGAGCGGGCGACACCAGCTATGAACTGTACTGTGAAGCGGTCAACACGATCCACAAGAAACTGGACGATCTGGGCGCCGACCTGATTCTCCCCGATTTCAAGGTTGATTTCAGCATGTCACCGGAAGAAGAAAAGCAGGCCAGAAAGCTCGGGAAACAGTTTGCTGAAAAAGTACGGGACCGGATGAAGCAAAGCCGGTGA
- a CDS encoding sigma-70 family RNA polymerase sigma factor, giving the protein MAFTDHFALPSESEELAFERLMKKYEPKIFKCVRNYLTKYESYLYSSSDRDDLLQIARYAFWEANIRFDFSRVSPGKNPEYVFIAFATRMIDGRLSDYLRKHYRNASHETSSESDAYEIPDEPQESIRAQMLRLLETHLPGLTPREAQYLNLALFDDWSTQQIAEAKQVSEHTVRSWKKSLRKKLAPLKKELLEK; this is encoded by the coding sequence ATGGCTTTCACCGACCATTTTGCCCTTCCTTCTGAGTCTGAAGAACTTGCCTTTGAGCGCCTGATGAAAAAATATGAACCGAAGATCTTCAAATGCGTCCGGAACTATTTAACTAAATATGAATCTTACCTCTACAGCTCCTCTGATCGTGATGACCTGCTTCAGATTGCCCGTTACGCTTTCTGGGAAGCAAATATCAGGTTTGACTTCTCCAGGGTCAGTCCGGGAAAGAACCCCGAATATGTCTTTATTGCATTTGCCACGCGGATGATTGACGGCCGATTATCCGATTACCTCAGAAAGCATTACAGGAATGCCAGCCATGAAACATCCAGTGAATCTGATGCATATGAGATACCGGACGAGCCGCAGGAATCCATCAGAGCTCAGATGCTCCGCCTCCTCGAAACCCATCTTCCCGGCCTCACCCCCCGCGAAGCCCAGTATCTCAACCTCGCCCTGTTCGATGACTGGAGCACGCAGCAAATTGCCGAAGCGAAGCAGGTCTCAGAACATACCGTCCGATCGTGGAAGAAAAGTCTGCGAAAGAAGCTGGCCCCTCTGAAAAAAGAACTACTGGAAAAATAG
- a CDS encoding DNA repair helicase XPB, which produces MITYQPGNPLMIQSDMTVLFEVDHPAYAEIRDVLSDFAELEKSPEHVHTYRMTPLSLWNAASAGRTIDQIIQLFHKYSKFDIAPNVIQEIRAQFDRFGILRLEREDDRLYLISRDPAVLQDVFRFKSMKPFVREWPADDRVEVEARDRGRLKQELIRIGYPVQDLAGYTSGAPLDFSLRETTLKGQSFSLREYQKQAVDSFYAGGSSRGGSGVLVLPCGAGKTVIGIAAASEIGAETLILTSSVTAARQWISEILDKTSITSDQIGEYSGKHKEIRPITVATYQIVSHRKSKEDTFTHLALFEQRDWGLIIYDEVHLLPAPVFRVTADIQARRRLGLTATLIREDGREADVFTLIGPKKYDVPWKELEHSGWIATASCLEIRVSLSGQERVAYAAAEARVQARLAAEAGQKLDIVRALIEKHRADQILIIGQYISQLNALQALIDAPMITGKTPMKKRDELYERFRSGEIHCLIVSKVANFAIDLPDANVAIQISGQFGSRQEEAQRLGRILRPKAKGVQAYFYSLVTKNTKEQDFAMNRQRFLTEQGYAYHILEADDFEDPETAQIDAQKVVSLVTYRNKKERRGVK; this is translated from the coding sequence ATGATCACTTACCAGCCAGGGAACCCGCTCATGATTCAATCGGACATGACCGTGCTGTTTGAAGTCGATCACCCGGCTTATGCTGAAATACGGGATGTACTGAGTGATTTTGCGGAGCTTGAGAAAAGCCCGGAACATGTGCATACGTATCGTATGACGCCGTTGTCTCTGTGGAATGCCGCATCAGCCGGACGGACGATTGATCAGATTATTCAGCTTTTTCATAAATACAGTAAATTCGACATCGCGCCGAACGTGATTCAGGAAATCAGGGCACAGTTCGATCGCTTCGGGATTCTGCGGCTGGAAAGGGAGGATGACCGCCTTTATCTGATCAGCCGGGATCCTGCGGTTCTGCAGGATGTTTTCCGCTTTAAGAGTATGAAGCCTTTTGTCAGGGAGTGGCCGGCAGACGATCGTGTGGAAGTTGAAGCCCGTGACCGCGGGCGTCTGAAGCAGGAGCTGATCCGGATCGGTTATCCGGTACAGGATCTGGCCGGATATACATCCGGTGCGCCTCTTGATTTTTCACTCAGGGAAACTACTTTGAAAGGTCAGTCGTTTTCTCTGCGCGAGTATCAGAAACAGGCGGTAGACAGCTTTTACGCCGGGGGATCTTCCCGGGGCGGAAGCGGTGTGCTCGTTCTGCCGTGCGGGGCGGGAAAGACCGTCATCGGTATTGCGGCGGCGTCAGAAATTGGTGCCGAGACGCTGATTCTCACGTCAAGCGTTACGGCCGCCCGCCAGTGGATTTCAGAGATTCTTGACAAAACGTCGATCACCTCAGATCAGATCGGCGAGTACTCGGGCAAGCACAAGGAGATTCGTCCCATTACGGTAGCTACCTATCAAATCGTCAGCCATCGGAAAAGTAAAGAGGATACCTTTACTCATCTGGCTTTATTTGAGCAGCGGGACTGGGGGCTGATTATTTATGATGAGGTTCATCTCCTCCCGGCACCGGTTTTCCGCGTCACCGCCGATATTCAGGCACGTCGGCGCCTGGGGCTGACCGCGACCCTGATTCGCGAGGACGGTCGTGAAGCCGATGTGTTCACACTCATTGGCCCGAAAAAATATGATGTGCCCTGGAAAGAGCTGGAGCACAGCGGCTGGATTGCGACAGCCAGCTGCCTGGAGATCCGGGTCTCGCTCAGCGGCCAGGAACGCGTGGCCTACGCTGCAGCGGAAGCCCGGGTGCAGGCACGATTAGCGGCGGAAGCCGGACAGAAACTGGATATCGTCCGGGCACTGATTGAAAAGCACAGAGCGGATCAGATTCTGATCATCGGTCAGTACATCAGTCAGCTGAATGCTCTTCAGGCGCTGATTGATGCGCCGATGATTACCGGGAAAACCCCGATGAAAAAACGGGACGAGCTGTATGAACGATTCCGTTCGGGAGAGATCCACTGTCTGATTGTCTCAAAGGTAGCTAATTTTGCCATTGATCTGCCTGATGCCAATGTGGCCATTCAGATTTCCGGTCAGTTCGGCTCACGCCAGGAAGAAGCACAGCGTCTCGGGCGTATTCTGCGTCCGAAGGCAAAAGGCGTTCAGGCTTATTTCTACTCACTGGTGACAAAAAACACAAAGGAACAGGATTTTGCGATGAACCGGCAGAGATTTTTGACGGAACAGGGATATGCGTACCATATTCTTGAAGCAGATGATTTTGAGGATCCGGAGACGGCTCAGATTGATGCGCAAAAGGTGGTCTCTCTTGTGACGTATCGGAACAAGAAGGAACGAAGGGGAGTTAAATAA
- a CDS encoding helicase-associated domain-containing protein produces the protein MRAADYLQELSKSSMEKVARFFGHKSGHVKKMSADRLLSMLQTEYQPDAIERHFKKLTANEQETLKYLCLCTSARSEGAVRRDLKVSGGRTGRQSTTLNALISKGMIFVKKYYWEDILFVPDEVYTVILNLEMPRIAAKKKNFSKPYGEVRVTQHTGLAAHQDMLYILSTFAHEKVTITQQRKIYKRWMKKMDEKCRLKAESFASVMWSGNDYGNIEFWEQYLSDNGLIDRDHHYVHVQPQMLEVFTRVPYNEWARTYYDYYLDRLNRWKHVSRVVPLELCRIVFFGQGFIWTLKQTVNELINIWSAEWSILIEDQLINETFYRPLVLFGLIETGVDEKDREVWRWTDWGKAFVRMELDEEPDSETDLLTEDLYVQPNLEIMLPENILPAIRWRIETFAELKKSDAVLIYEWSASRLEQAIEAGWTLQGILEFIGRYSKNPLPDNVVRTITDWTENVGKVRLWDVLVFEVSDPSFASVIKRDKKISKMIVTSFSDTAHVIRRKDEEKLRAALKSLGYPALESVSSPDDPDERRKISKGSMTGELNRRSYAPDTYPKSFDKKLISLSQLTIGPADEY, from the coding sequence GTGCGGGCAGCTGATTATTTACAAGAATTATCCAAATCCAGTATGGAAAAAGTAGCACGTTTTTTTGGTCATAAATCAGGACACGTGAAAAAAATGAGCGCGGACCGGCTCCTTTCCATGCTTCAGACGGAGTATCAGCCCGATGCAATAGAAAGGCATTTTAAAAAACTGACCGCAAACGAACAGGAAACGCTGAAATATCTCTGCCTGTGCACGTCAGCCCGGTCAGAGGGCGCTGTACGCCGTGATCTGAAGGTGTCAGGGGGGCGAACAGGGCGCCAGTCAACGACGCTGAATGCCTTAATCAGTAAGGGCATGATCTTCGTAAAGAAATATTACTGGGAGGACATTCTGTTTGTTCCTGACGAAGTCTATACTGTGATACTGAATCTTGAGATGCCGCGTATTGCCGCAAAGAAGAAGAATTTCAGTAAGCCTTATGGAGAAGTCCGCGTCACGCAGCATACCGGTCTTGCCGCCCATCAGGATATGCTTTATATTCTGTCGACCTTCGCCCATGAAAAGGTGACCATCACGCAGCAGCGGAAGATCTATAAGCGCTGGATGAAAAAAATGGATGAAAAGTGCCGCCTGAAAGCGGAATCTTTTGCTTCCGTCATGTGGTCGGGCAATGACTATGGGAATATTGAATTCTGGGAGCAGTATCTGTCAGATAACGGACTGATTGACCGTGATCATCATTACGTGCACGTTCAGCCGCAGATGCTGGAGGTGTTCACGCGGGTGCCCTATAATGAGTGGGCCCGGACCTACTATGATTATTATCTGGATCGTTTGAACCGATGGAAGCATGTCAGTCGGGTGGTCCCGCTGGAACTATGCAGAATCGTGTTCTTCGGACAGGGGTTCATCTGGACTCTGAAGCAGACGGTGAATGAGCTGATCAATATCTGGAGCGCAGAGTGGAGTATCCTCATTGAGGATCAGTTAATCAATGAAACTTTTTATCGCCCTCTTGTTCTTTTCGGGTTAATCGAGACGGGAGTGGATGAGAAGGACCGGGAAGTCTGGCGCTGGACAGACTGGGGCAAAGCCTTTGTCCGGATGGAACTGGATGAGGAACCTGATTCGGAGACTGATCTTCTCACAGAGGATCTGTATGTTCAGCCTAATCTCGAGATCATGTTACCGGAAAATATTCTTCCGGCGATTCGCTGGCGGATTGAGACCTTTGCCGAATTAAAGAAGTCTGATGCGGTATTAATCTATGAATGGTCTGCATCACGTCTGGAGCAGGCTATCGAAGCCGGCTGGACGCTGCAGGGGATTTTAGAATTTATCGGACGATACAGCAAAAATCCGTTGCCTGATAATGTGGTCCGCACGATTACCGACTGGACAGAAAATGTTGGAAAGGTCAGGCTGTGGGACGTCCTTGTCTTTGAGGTTTCCGATCCATCCTTTGCTTCGGTCATCAAAAGGGATAAAAAAATCAGTAAAATGATTGTCACCTCGTTCTCGGATACCGCCCATGTGATCCGGCGAAAGGATGAGGAAAAACTGCGTGCAGCACTCAAAAGTCTGGGTTATCCCGCGCTTGAGTCCGTTTCTTCACCGGATGATCCGGATGAACGGAGAAAAATCAGCAAGGGCAGCATGACAGGTGAGTTAAACCGTCGTTCCTATGCACCGGACACGTATCCGAAAAGCTTTGATAAGAAACTGATCAGTCTGAGTCAGCTGACGATCGGGCCGGCCGATGAATACTGA
- a CDS encoding helix-turn-helix transcriptional regulator translates to MGVADRYARHRSRRDPEFKRIWEDKDRRKRFELSSKIIELRLKMGLNQTKFAKVIGVKQPYLSRLENGDENITYDGLERLFNKAGATLKLKIEYNKDSV, encoded by the coding sequence ATGGGTGTAGCCGACAGATATGCCAGGCATCGTAGCAGGCGAGATCCCGAATTCAAGAGGATTTGGGAAGACAAGGATCGGAGAAAGCGCTTCGAACTCTCATCAAAGATCATTGAACTTCGCTTAAAAATGGGGCTGAACCAAACTAAGTTCGCCAAAGTGATTGGCGTCAAACAGCCATATCTGTCTCGCCTGGAGAACGGCGACGAGAATATCACCTACGATGGCCTTGAACGGCTATTTAACAAAGCCGGTGCCACTTTAAAACTGAAAATTGAATACAACAAAGACTCGGTATAA
- a CDS encoding type II toxin-antitoxin system RelE/ParE family toxin: MVSQRGLEWETIEYITANSEILLYAWLDTIPSKSADKVNEDIARLELFGLRWGMPHVRKLDEHIWELRTKTGSDIYCVLMFRWHKTTLVLTHGFTKKQNKTPPQEIVRAERHRTDWINRKGV; this comes from the coding sequence ATGGTGTCGCAACGTGGATTAGAATGGGAAACTATAGAATATATAACAGCAAACAGCGAAATACTTCTTTATGCCTGGTTAGATACGATACCATCTAAGTCAGCAGACAAAGTCAACGAGGATATAGCCAGACTAGAACTTTTCGGATTACGCTGGGGAATGCCCCATGTGAGAAAGCTAGATGAGCACATTTGGGAGCTTAGAACGAAAACAGGCAGTGATATTTATTGTGTTCTCATGTTCCGATGGCACAAAACCACATTAGTTCTAACCCACGGATTTACAAAGAAACAGAACAAAACCCCACCGCAGGAGATTGTACGGGCGGAGCGTCATAGAACGGACTGGATTAACAGAAAGGGCGTGTGA
- a CDS encoding alpha/beta hydrolase yields MSVFKRGDDTLYYHYYRAEKSRTTVVLIHDLGMDSGMWTGLISAMGGKFNILTYDFYGHGKSTGTGDLALPLLIEELQDLLRHLNLKRVHLVGCRYGAILALETALHDPGRIGSLTLMSLPFYCKEQDYAHESQINFQLLKLDRHLFEKKYILESVQPVTEEKTRLITTALRHVPDRLLAAPVQELLLRARTADFDLIGKLRKVRPPVLFIHGEYDPVFPASLAMLFSTYVPNNRFMVAPDASALIPLDQPQFAADLFVAFMKSDKRPLKAEPEIESMLNAVNRMIEKKYHPHTAHHRELLLSAMRGETHVFWNGREIDGNWNKRTAKELLLFIILNKGAVKRDTIIDALTPDLALNQARNRLRVALNYLHHLFDSQEEPGLHQLLLISRDTVALNAHAVCDIGLYVKHLDDLLWSDEPIMTRSEIFLSFLEDYHSDMLKDYTGVWMKQLAADVKNRLSQMLAQILIALKKEKNITEIRRVLQKGKKVEPYEGFCDGWMNALGQMSQENE; encoded by the coding sequence ATGTCCGTATTCAAACGTGGAGACGATACGCTCTATTACCACTATTACAGAGCAGAAAAAAGCCGGACCACTGTGGTACTGATCCATGATCTCGGAATGGATTCCGGCATGTGGACCGGCCTGATCTCGGCTATGGGGGGAAAATTCAATATTCTGACTTACGATTTTTACGGTCACGGAAAAAGCACCGGAACAGGTGACCTGGCCCTGCCCCTGTTAATTGAGGAACTGCAGGATCTTCTGCGCCATCTGAACCTGAAGCGTGTCCACCTGGTCGGCTGCCGGTACGGTGCCATTCTGGCTCTGGAGACCGCCCTTCATGATCCCGGTCGCATCGGTTCGCTGACGCTCATGTCCCTGCCCTTCTATTGTAAGGAGCAGGACTATGCTCATGAGAGCCAGATCAATTTTCAGCTTCTGAAGCTCGACCGACATTTATTTGAGAAAAAGTATATTTTAGAAAGTGTGCAGCCGGTCACTGAGGAAAAAACCCGGCTGATTACCACTGCACTTCGGCATGTTCCGGACAGACTGCTGGCCGCACCGGTTCAGGAACTGCTCCTGCGGGCCCGGACCGCGGACTTTGATCTGATCGGAAAACTGAGAAAAGTCCGGCCACCAGTGCTGTTCATACATGGCGAATACGATCCCGTCTTCCCTGCCTCACTTGCCATGCTGTTTAGTACTTATGTTCCTAATAACCGGTTTATGGTCGCCCCGGATGCTTCCGCTCTGATTCCGCTGGACCAGCCGCAGTTTGCTGCTGACCTCTTTGTTGCCTTTATGAAAAGCGACAAAAGGCCACTGAAAGCCGAACCGGAAATCGAAAGTATGCTGAATGCGGTCAACCGGATGATTGAAAAAAAGTATCACCCGCATACCGCCCATCATCGTGAGCTGCTGCTGTCCGCTATGCGCGGGGAAACACATGTTTTCTGGAACGGGCGGGAAATCGACGGGAACTGGAATAAACGGACCGCAAAAGAACTGCTGCTGTTTATCATTCTGAATAAAGGGGCTGTCAAGCGCGATACCATCATTGACGCCCTGACGCCCGACCTCGCCCTGAATCAGGCACGAAACCGGCTGCGTGTCGCGTTGAATTATCTGCATCACTTATTTGACAGTCAGGAAGAGCCCGGTCTGCATCAACTTCTCCTCATCAGCCGTGATACAGTTGCCCTTAATGCCCATGCTGTCTGTGATATTGGTCTGTACGTGAAACATCTTGATGACCTCCTCTGGTCGGATGAACCGATCATGACACGCAGTGAAATTTTCCTCAGCTTCCTTGAAGACTATCATTCTGACATGCTGAAGGATTATACCGGGGTATGGATGAAGCAGCTGGCCGCGGATGTGAAGAACAGACTGTCCCAGATGCTGGCACAAATACTGATCGCGTTGAAAAAAGAAAAGAACATCACCGAAATCAGGCGTGTTCTTCAGAAGGGAAAAAAGGTTGAACCCTACGAAGGATTCTGCGACGGCTGGATGAATGCTCTGGGCCAGATGAGCCAGGAGAATGAATGA
- a CDS encoding alpha/beta fold hydrolase: MSQMSIDDYTLHYTARITDPDHPTLLFIHNLVMDSTEWEGMLDRLDTSGQEINWVTYDSSGYGNSGAGSAPLTLDQLIKEALALIDHLGIRKVHLVGSGMGGNIGLEWARRYPDRLTSLTMMSPALVFRAPVYRRLMNLHFCLAEIDRNLLMKKLLADSFYLPTPEKEARFSRAFMKIPGHVLKEKIEIISDHPDVFHLSDMPGQISVPTLLMYGNHDTVFPPRLAAFFSACIPNCRWLIVPEAAHILPVDQPQLTTQFLLTFLRSKNEPLTSLPVYHQLSSHFRDVLLSSLKSAGTPQHRLQMHVMHEFSVEWNGRPVDGKWNQRGAKELLLFLIMHEGTATRETLIDHLMPDLPRARARNHLRVRINHLNQIFRDFPDPDLQNILMIGEDRLSLNAETGCDIDEFLTRLKKFPDRQQTLKEQARTFIRMLKQYDPAQFSSFKGDWIFTLTDQMENKLSDALRKLLPRLKAQHLYRLIREILQYGRLIEPYDGFCDEQLTEITEDHLI, encoded by the coding sequence ATGTCACAGATGTCAATTGATGATTATACGCTGCATTATACGGCCCGAATCACTGATCCGGATCACCCGACACTGCTCTTTATCCATAATCTGGTCATGGACAGTACGGAGTGGGAGGGGATGCTGGACAGGCTGGACACCTCAGGGCAGGAAATAAACTGGGTGACCTATGATTCATCCGGATATGGAAACTCCGGCGCAGGCTCAGCCCCGCTGACATTAGACCAGCTGATTAAAGAAGCGCTCGCTCTGATCGACCATCTCGGTATCCGGAAAGTTCATCTCGTCGGAAGCGGGATGGGGGGGAATATTGGGCTGGAATGGGCCAGAAGATACCCGGATCGCCTCACTTCTCTGACGATGATGTCTCCGGCTCTGGTCTTCCGCGCGCCTGTATACAGACGCCTCATGAACCTGCATTTCTGCCTGGCAGAAATTGACCGGAATTTGCTGATGAAAAAACTCCTGGCAGACAGCTTTTACCTGCCAACTCCGGAAAAAGAAGCCCGGTTCAGCCGTGCATTTATGAAGATCCCGGGCCACGTGCTCAAAGAAAAGATAGAAATCATCAGCGACCATCCGGATGTTTTTCATTTATCGGACATGCCGGGACAGATTTCCGTTCCGACACTTTTGATGTACGGAAATCATGATACCGTTTTCCCACCGCGCCTTGCTGCCTTTTTTTCAGCCTGCATTCCGAACTGCCGCTGGCTGATCGTCCCTGAAGCCGCGCACATTCTGCCTGTGGATCAGCCTCAGCTGACCACTCAGTTTCTGCTCACCTTCCTGCGCAGCAAAAATGAGCCGCTCACTTCGCTCCCCGTTTATCATCAACTGAGTTCGCATTTTCGCGACGTCCTGCTATCCAGCCTGAAATCTGCGGGCACGCCTCAGCACAGGCTCCAGATGCATGTCATGCATGAATTTTCCGTGGAATGGAACGGCAGACCGGTTGATGGCAAGTGGAATCAGCGCGGGGCCAAAGAACTGCTGCTTTTTCTGATCATGCATGAGGGGACGGCCACCCGTGAAACGCTGATTGACCACCTGATGCCGGATTTGCCCCGGGCGCGGGCAAGAAATCATCTGCGTGTCCGGATCAATCATTTGAATCAGATCTTTCGTGATTTTCCCGATCCGGATCTGCAGAACATCCTGATGATCGGTGAGGACAGGCTCTCATTAAATGCAGAGACAGGATGCGACATCGATGAATTTCTGACACGGTTAAAAAAGTTCCCGGACCGTCAGCAAACGCTGAAAGAACAGGCAAGGACCTTTATCCGGATGCTGAAGCAGTATGACCCGGCACAGTTCTCATCTTTTAAAGGGGACTGGATTTTTACACTGACGGATCAGATGGAAAACAAGCTGTCTGACGCCCTCCGGAAGCTTCTCCCGCGACTGAAAGCCCAGCATCTGTACAGGCTGATCCGTGAAATCCTGCAGTACGGAAGATTGATTGAACCCTATGATGGATTCTGTGACGAGCAGCTCACAGAAATTACAGAAGATCACCTGATCTGA
- a CDS encoding Wzz/FepE/Etk N-terminal domain-containing protein, with protein sequence MNKSLGLKEIFLILKKKIWLIAGITILAGVIAGVYTHYMVPNQYEASTRILVNQTNGKPSTHYDSNAIQANVQLINTYSVIINDPAVLNQVIQNGDLHLTVKQLQEMLTVNTVENSQVFSLTAHANDPAVAVRIVNAVAQEFKSQVQKVMRVDNVSILSPATLAGSRTPVSPNMEMNIVIGLAVGLILSVGLVFLTDYLDNTVRTEEEVNRKLGLPVVGVISKMDKRYLKRYQEPLHNSENHKIRKKGGGHIEVR encoded by the coding sequence ATGAACAAGTCACTTGGTTTAAAAGAAATTTTTCTCATTTTGAAAAAGAAAATCTGGCTGATTGCAGGAATCACGATTCTGGCAGGTGTCATTGCAGGAGTTTATACGCATTACATGGTGCCGAATCAATATGAAGCATCAACACGCATACTGGTTAATCAGACGAACGGGAAGCCATCGACGCATTATGATTCGAATGCGATTCAGGCTAATGTGCAATTGATCAATACATACAGTGTGATTATTAACGACCCGGCGGTACTGAATCAGGTGATCCAGAATGGTGATCTTCATCTGACTGTAAAACAGCTGCAGGAGATGTTAACGGTCAATACCGTTGAGAATTCTCAAGTTTTCTCATTGACGGCACATGCAAACGATCCTGCTGTAGCTGTCCGGATCGTTAATGCAGTTGCTCAGGAGTTCAAGTCGCAGGTACAGAAAGTCATGCGGGTTGATAATGTGAGTATCCTGTCACCGGCGACACTAGCCGGGAGCCGGACACCTGTTTCACCGAATATGGAAATGAATATCGTTATTGGGCTCGCAGTCGGATTGATTCTCTCCGTCGGACTGGTTTTCCTGACGGATTATCTGGATAACACGGTCCGGACAGAAGAAGAGGTGAACCGAAAACTTGGACTCCCGGTCGTCGGTGTCATTTCAAAAATGGATAAACGATATTTAAAACGGTATCAGGAGCCTTTGCACAACTCTGAAAATCATAAAATCAGAAAAAAAGGAGGCGGGCATATTGAAGTCAGATAG
- a CDS encoding CpsD/CapB family tyrosine-protein kinase, translated as MKSDRKKYLTRLRLVTYFQKNSSYAEQYRTLRTNLNFIRGGEQIRSIVVTSAEAGEGKSTTASNLAIVMAQQGKRVLLIDADIRKPTLHFAFQKGNSYGLTTLLTGQQAFEDALQKTDIEQLSLLASGPVPPDPADLLDSEEMAAVIRKATIQFDKVILDSPPTLAVTDSKLIANLCDGLLLVVKSGATDIAKVQKAATEFSDVRAKFLGVVLNDQKLKRRDRDYYYYSTGS; from the coding sequence TTGAAGTCAGATAGAAAGAAATACCTTACCCGTTTGAGACTTGTCACCTATTTCCAAAAAAATTCATCTTATGCTGAGCAGTACCGTACACTTCGGACCAATCTGAACTTCATCCGTGGTGGAGAACAGATCCGGTCTATTGTTGTGACATCTGCTGAAGCAGGTGAAGGCAAATCGACGACTGCGTCAAATCTTGCGATTGTTATGGCACAGCAGGGAAAACGCGTTTTGCTGATCGATGCGGATATACGAAAACCAACACTGCATTTTGCCTTTCAGAAGGGGAATAGTTATGGCCTTACAACATTACTGACTGGACAGCAAGCCTTTGAGGATGCTTTGCAGAAGACGGATATAGAGCAGCTTTCACTTCTGGCAAGCGGACCGGTTCCGCCTGACCCGGCAGACCTTCTGGATTCAGAGGAAATGGCTGCTGTGATCAGGAAAGCAACGATTCAGTTCGATAAAGTGATTTTGGATTCTCCACCGACCCTGGCAGTCACTGATTCGAAGTTAATCGCTAATCTGTGCGATGGACTGCTTCTTGTCGTAAAAAGCGGGGCGACAGATATCGCAAAGGTACAAAAGGCAGCTACTGAATTTTCGGACGTCAGAGCTAAATTTCTTGGCGTTGTCTTAAATGATCAGAAGTTAAAGAGAAGAGACAGAGATTACTACTACTACAGTACAGGTTCCTGA
- a CDS encoding sugar transferase, which translates to MALSKIRVEPYSSLYARRVDRASSMLSRKLESQRIYLAVKRFSDICISCLSLIILFPLFILIIALIKFDDPNASVLFRQKRVGKRGKTFYIYKFRSMVPEAEQLLDKLINQNETTGAMFKMKDDPRVTRIGHILRKTSLDELPQLINVIRGEMSLVGPRPPLPREVEKYSSHDLLRLAVTPGCTGLWQVSGRSTIGFDEMVALDLQYIHQRNFRNDLKIIMRTCLLLMGSKNAY; encoded by the coding sequence ATGGCGCTTTCGAAAATCAGGGTGGAACCGTATTCCTCACTATATGCCAGGAGGGTTGACAGAGCTTCATCTATGCTCAGTCGTAAACTGGAGAGTCAGAGAATCTATCTGGCTGTGAAAAGATTCTCTGATATTTGTATTTCGTGTCTTAGTCTGATTATCTTATTTCCTCTATTTATCCTGATTATTGCACTTATCAAATTCGATGATCCGAATGCATCTGTGCTTTTCAGACAGAAGCGTGTCGGCAAAAGAGGAAAAACGTTCTATATCTATAAATTCAGATCTATGGTACCCGAAGCTGAGCAATTATTGGACAAGCTGATCAATCAAAACGAAACCACCGGAGCTATGTTCAAGATGAAAGATGATCCGCGTGTCACCCGAATCGGGCATATCCTGCGAAAAACGAGTCTGGATGAACTGCCTCAGCTGATTAATGTGATCCGCGGAGAGATGAGTCTCGTCGGTCCAAGACCGCCTCTTCCCCGTGAGGTTGAAAAATATTCATCTCATGATCTCCTGCGCCTTGCTGTCACACCAGGCTGTACAGGTCTTTGGCAGGTCAGCGGTCGAAGCACTATCGGTTTTGATGAGATGGTGGCTCTTGATCTGCAGTATATTCACCAAAGAAACTTCAGAAATGATTTAAAAATCATTATGCGTACCTGTTTACTGCTTATGGGTTCAAAAAATGCGTATTGA